A single window of Podarcis raffonei isolate rPodRaf1 chromosome 9, rPodRaf1.pri, whole genome shotgun sequence DNA harbors:
- the RBM46 gene encoding probable RNA-binding protein 46 isoform X3: MHEVRPETQPKFAEDVTAMNEEHTDVTNGCSKVRTGTQNEAALLALMEKTGYNMVQENGQRKFGGPPPGWEGPPPPRGCEVFVGKIPRDMYEDELVPVFERAGKIYEFRLMMEFSGENRGYAFVMYTTKEEAQLAIRILNNYEIRPGKFIGVCVSLDNCRLFIGAIPKEKKKEEILDEMKKVTEGVVDVIVYPSATDKTKNRGFAFVEYESHRAAAMARRKLIPGTFQLWGHTIQVDWADPEKEVDEETMQRVKVLYVRNLMISTTEETIKAEFNKFKPGAVERVKKLRDYAFVHFFNRDDAVAAMSVMNGKCIDGASIEVTLAKPVNKESTWRQHLNGQISPSSENLLVFANKEDGHQKSLPKPASLPIRLNGQHSPSPPEIERCTYPFFPGTKLTPISMYSLKSSHFSSAAMQLDYYCNKNNWAPPEYYLYSTTSQDGKVLLVYKIVIPTVANGSQSYFMPDKLCTTVEDAKELAAQFALLHLERVHNLPSLDLCRKIWRK; encoded by the exons TTTGCAGAAGACGTTACAGCAATGAATGAAGAACACACAGATGTAACGAATGGGTGCAGTAAAGTCAGAACTGGTACTCAGAATGAGGCTGCCTTATTGGCTCTTATGGAAAAGACTGGCTACAACATGGTTCAAGAAAATGGACAACGAAAATTTGGTGGACCTCCACCGG GTTGGGAAGGTCCACCACCACCTCGAGGCTGTGAAGTTTTTGTAGGGAAAATTCCCCGTGATATGTATGAAGATGAACTAGTTCCTGTTTTTGAAAGAGCTGGGAAGATCTATGAATTTAGACTGATGATGGAATTTAGTGGTGAGAATCGTGGATATGCATTTGTAATGTATACAACCAAAGAAGAAGCTCAGCTTGCCATTAGGATCCTTAATAATTATGAGATCCGTCCTGGAAAATTTATTGGTGTTTGTGTAAGTTTGGATAACTGCAGACTATTTATTGGAGCTAtcccaaaagaaaagaagaaagaggagatcttagatgaaatgaaaaaagttacAGAAGGTGTAGTAGATGTTATTGTTTATCCAAGTGCAACTGACAAGACAAAGAATCGTGGTTTTGCATTCGTAGAATATGAATCCCACAGAGCTGCAGCTATGGCACGAAGAAAATTGATTCCTG GAACATTCCAGTTGTGGGGCCATACTATTCAGGTTGATTGGGCAGACCCAGAAAAAGAGGTTGATGAAGAAACCATGCAGAGAGTCAAAGTATTATATGTTAGAAACTTGATGATCTCGACTACAGAAGAAACAATTAAGGCTGAATTTAACAAATTTAAACCAGGAGCTGTTGAGCGTGTAAAGAAACTTCGAGATTAtgcttttgttcattttttcaACCGAGATGATGCAGTTGCTGCTATGTCAGTAATGAATGGGAAATGCATTGATGGAGCTAGCATTGAGGTAACACTGGCCAAGCCAGTAAACAAAGAGAGTACCTGGAGACAACATCTGAATGGACAAATTAGTCCCAGTTCTGAAAACCTCCTTGTCTTTGCAAACAAAGAAGATGGTCACCAAAAATCACTACCGAAGCCAGCCAGTCTCCCAATTCGACTTAATGGACAGCACAGTCCAAGTCCTCCTGAAATAGAAAGGTGTACTTACCCATTTTTTCCTGGAACAAAGCTTACTCCAATTAGCATGTACTCATTAAAATCTAGTCATTTTAGTTCTGCAGCAATGCAGTTAGATTATTATTGCAACAAAAATAACTGGGCTCCTCCAGAATATTACTTGTATTCAACTACAAGTCAAGATGGAAAGGTTCTACTAGTGTACAAGATTGTTATTCCTACTGTTGCAAATGGATCCCAAAGTTATTTTATGCCAGACAAACTCTGCACAACAGTCGAAGATGCAAAAGAATTAGCAGCACAGTTTGCACTGCTACACTTGG
- the RBM46 gene encoding probable RNA-binding protein 46 isoform X4 translates to MHEVRPETQPKFAEDVTAMNEEHTDVTNGCSKVRTGTQNEAALLALMEKTGYNMVQENGQRKFGGPPPGWEGPPPPRGCEVFVGKIPRDMYEDELVPVFERAGKIYEFRLMMEFSGENRGYAFVMYTTKEEAQLAIRILNNYEIRPGKFIGVCVSLDNCRLFIGAIPKEKKKEEILDEMKKVTEGVVDVIVYPSATDKTKNRGFAFVEYESHRAAAMARRKLIPGTFQLWGHTIQVDWADPEKEVDEETMQRVKVLYVRNLMISTTEETIKAEFNKFKPGAVERVKKLRDYAFVHFFNRDDAVAAMSVMNGKCIDGASIEVTLAKPVNKESTWRQHLNGQISPSSENLLVFANKEDGHQKSLPKPASLPIRLNGQHSPSPPEIERCTYPFFPGTKLTPISMYSLKSSHFSSAAMQLDYYCNKNNWAPPEYYLYSTTSQDGKVLLVYKIVIPTVANGSQSYFMPDKLCTTVEDAKELAAQFALLHLGLTSA, encoded by the exons TTTGCAGAAGACGTTACAGCAATGAATGAAGAACACACAGATGTAACGAATGGGTGCAGTAAAGTCAGAACTGGTACTCAGAATGAGGCTGCCTTATTGGCTCTTATGGAAAAGACTGGCTACAACATGGTTCAAGAAAATGGACAACGAAAATTTGGTGGACCTCCACCGG GTTGGGAAGGTCCACCACCACCTCGAGGCTGTGAAGTTTTTGTAGGGAAAATTCCCCGTGATATGTATGAAGATGAACTAGTTCCTGTTTTTGAAAGAGCTGGGAAGATCTATGAATTTAGACTGATGATGGAATTTAGTGGTGAGAATCGTGGATATGCATTTGTAATGTATACAACCAAAGAAGAAGCTCAGCTTGCCATTAGGATCCTTAATAATTATGAGATCCGTCCTGGAAAATTTATTGGTGTTTGTGTAAGTTTGGATAACTGCAGACTATTTATTGGAGCTAtcccaaaagaaaagaagaaagaggagatcttagatgaaatgaaaaaagttacAGAAGGTGTAGTAGATGTTATTGTTTATCCAAGTGCAACTGACAAGACAAAGAATCGTGGTTTTGCATTCGTAGAATATGAATCCCACAGAGCTGCAGCTATGGCACGAAGAAAATTGATTCCTG GAACATTCCAGTTGTGGGGCCATACTATTCAGGTTGATTGGGCAGACCCAGAAAAAGAGGTTGATGAAGAAACCATGCAGAGAGTCAAAGTATTATATGTTAGAAACTTGATGATCTCGACTACAGAAGAAACAATTAAGGCTGAATTTAACAAATTTAAACCAGGAGCTGTTGAGCGTGTAAAGAAACTTCGAGATTAtgcttttgttcattttttcaACCGAGATGATGCAGTTGCTGCTATGTCAGTAATGAATGGGAAATGCATTGATGGAGCTAGCATTGAGGTAACACTGGCCAAGCCAGTAAACAAAGAGAGTACCTGGAGACAACATCTGAATGGACAAATTAGTCCCAGTTCTGAAAACCTCCTTGTCTTTGCAAACAAAGAAGATGGTCACCAAAAATCACTACCGAAGCCAGCCAGTCTCCCAATTCGACTTAATGGACAGCACAGTCCAAGTCCTCCTGAAATAGAAAGGTGTACTTACCCATTTTTTCCTGGAACAAAGCTTACTCCAATTAGCATGTACTCATTAAAATCTAGTCATTTTAGTTCTGCAGCAATGCAGTTAGATTATTATTGCAACAAAAATAACTGGGCTCCTCCAGAATATTACTTGTATTCAACTACAAGTCAAGATGGAAAGGTTCTACTAGTGTACAAGATTGTTATTCCTACTGTTGCAAATGGATCCCAAAGTTATTTTATGCCAGACAAACTCTGCACAACAGTCGAAGATGCAAAAGAATTAGCAGCACAGTTTGCACTGCTACACTTGG